The Gossypium hirsutum isolate 1008001.06 chromosome D02, Gossypium_hirsutum_v2.1, whole genome shotgun sequence region tgttatttctagaaagatttgatattgaattgcATAAGCAATTGCTGTTATTGTTCTTGGATTtgtttaaacaaatatttttgtCTTACAATTTATGCCAACAAGTATATACAACAAGCCTAATAACAAAAGCTTTTGGTGTGATTTTCTATTTGGtgagttaaaatgaattttatgaaGGAAGGTAGTTCAACTTCAAAATTACTTTTTTTGGACAGAATAAACTATGCCTATTGGAAGATTGAAATGTGAACATTCATCAAGTCTATTGATAAAAGAGCTTGAAAATCATCTATTTAACTAGATGAGAGCTTCCTAAAACAAGAAGCTTATATGGGTCACATATTGTAAAATCAAAAGCACAATGTATCACTAAAGAAGATAAGATTGTAAACTTGACATTCATACGAAATTATAGGATTTCTTGCACTAGTGATTACTTAGATGGGGCGTTAGATATAAtacaatgaataaattgtaaggtgattaaaattgaagaaataaattagaaatattttattaaaaataaaactaattaaatgtgtatatccatatacaacgcattaattaaaaatatttttaattaattaaaattaaaaatattattttaataatattaatataatcaagtaaacaacttaattaaaaaacaaatattcaatATATTTAAATTGGATCATTAGATATAATCAAGTAAACAACTTGATTACAAAACAAATATTCATTGTTATTATGATTGATTAAAAAACAActtgattaaaaaaaagtatttggTAACATTgttgattaaaaaacaaatattcattGTTAATGTTAATGTTAATGTTAATGTTCTATTTTTTGCTTCGTTAAGATtctaaattcatataagaaaatttattatcaagaattttatgaaattatatatcattattaaattatatttaatattaattattttaaattatataaattcatataataaaatttattatcaagaattttatgaaattatatatcattattaaattacatgaaataataattattttaaattatacaaattcatataagaaaatttattagttataattattttaaattttattaaatcatatattttaattaaaatatatttaatattaattatttcaaattatattttatagatcatatattatgattttagtaaattcataagactattaattattaaggattttattaaattatatattttaattataatatatttaataataattatgttaaattatattttatagtatcatatattatgatttgagtaaattcatataaaaatattgattattaagaattttattaaattatatatttcaattatattatatttaataataattatgtttaaatatgattaaattatttattattgatattaataattttattaaaatttaaataacaataacaataatcatttaccaaaataaatttatactaagggtattctagtcattttagtttttttcattatgctattagatctctatttcattcaaccaaacataatATTACTATTACGTCCCtattccatttcattcaaccaaacaatttaGTAGCATTTTAACTGTTGTTCTGTTTTGCCTCCTGGCTTATAAAGCCCACCTCGCCTTCCAAATCGGCTCCCACAATTACTCCATTTTCCATTCTTTGAGGCTAAAGCAACCATGTCGGCAACTCCAACCCAGAAATCCTCCAACGTCAACCAGGAGGAACTCCAAAAAGTCTTCAACCAGTTCGACGCCAACAGGGATGGCAAGATCTCGGTGACGGAGCTCCGCGATGTGTTGAAATCAATGGGCTCCAGCATCACTGAGGAAGAACTCAAACGTGTCTTGGAAGACATCGACACCGACAAAGACGGCTTCATCAACCTCTCCGAGTTCTCCTCTCTCTTCCGGTCTTCATCCGATGAAGTCACCGCCGCCTTGGAGCTGCGCGACGCCTTCGATTTGTACGACCAGGACAAGAACGGCCTGATTTCGACGAGCGAGTTGCACCTGGTTCTGAATCAGCTAGGGATGAAGTGTTCGGTTGATGATTGTGCTAGGATGATCAAGTCCGTAGATTCAGACGGTGATGGCAATGTCAATTTCGAGGAGTTCCAGAAGATGATGAGTGCTTCCTTGGCGGCTAATGGCAAAGGATCTAAGCCGTaggattcaaaaaaatttaattgattgaaaGAAAGGTAAGGCTTAGGCTTAGGCCCTTAGGGTTGTGTTGTTTGTGTTTTGTTTCTTCATAAATAATTTCTTCAAACATATGAAATTGCCGTCTTGTTGGATTATTCTCAACTTCATGGAATCAATCAAAAAATTGATTACGCTTACAATTACCCAGGGtggatttctttttattttcattttgcctGCAATTTTGCTGCTTTTACAATTAGCCCCTACCAACCATTAACCCTTGGATTTAGGAGAAATAGTAGTCTGGCTGTAACCAAATCAGATCATCTTTAATTCAAACAGTACGCTAAATGTTTGAACATTTTGTCACcaattcaaatttcatcatatttcttttttaattttataaatttggctGTTCGGTTGCAATTGCCCTAAAatcttcaatttttaatttagattttttataattttaaattaataatgataaagttataTTTTAcctctcaaaaataataaaaatttaatttaaatttttaaaaattataaaaatataaattattagaataaaaaattatattttattattttaaaaatatataatttaattccgatGTTAAAATTCTTTTTCTAATTTCGTAATTTAGGATATTTTCTTCGATGGGAAATAAAGATTGTTCAAAGAATCGTGTCAAATTTTATGGAACACAAGTAATGTTTAGCATTTGCGAAGACAAGTAGGAATTTGTAAGTGAAAAGGACacataaaagaaattattatttctatattaaagtgtgaaaataatTCATTCCAATTTGAAATTACAAACAAAGAAAATTAGacggaaaaaaaaataatttaaatttttgtattttttaaaaaaattaatttttaactctACCAAAATAATGAaggaataaaaaattattttttatttcaattttttttttgcaaacacACCAAtagggttttttacaaaaatattataaaaaataaaaaataatcaaaatattataattttttttatttaccaaaatatatcaaaaaaaactaaaaaaaggcTGCCAGATGTGACGGGACACTGGTCACGCCAATGGCATTGGCGGTACCAAAGGTGCCAAAGCCATTGACGGTACCAATGGTGCCAATATCATTGGCAGCACCAATGTATAATAGGGGGGCCGGTGGTGGGCagaaggagagggaaagaaagaaagaaagaacgaaaggagaggaaagaaaagggaaggagaagagaaaaaacaaagaaagaagaagaaaaggaaaggggaagaaaaaagaaggaaagaaaaggaaagaaaaggaaaggagaagagaaaaaaaaagaagaagaagagggaaggaaggaaaaaaagaaaaaaaaaggtaattttttttgtgatatttgtgtgtttaaaatttatgttatgtacattatacttattttattattttatttagcatatatattttatgaaatatatttagaaTGAAAAAATTGATGGTATGTACAttgtttagggattttttttatgaaatttacttaggaatttaaaattaaaattttaggaaaatagcattaaaagtaaaatgataaagaaatatgtttaagaaaacataaaatacgaaaagaaaaaacgggaattgtatatttatcgaaaataataaaatgcgaaaaatgtacatgtaataaatttcaaacataataaattgaaacaatgtaaaattataaaattaaaaattacgatattttttaaaataataaaatgcggataaaaaatacgaacaaatggccgaagtaagagtgtattagtaaattttttttaaaaattcagaaataatttatacaaataattgaaacaaaatgtactgaaataatataaaataataaaatacgaaaataatatatttttattgaaagtaataaaaatcgggaAAATAATAATACGACCAAAGGGCAGGGGAAAGGGTTTTGTTTCGggttttttaccaaaatattacaaaaaaatataccaaaatattataaacttttttttatttaccaaaataatagagGAAAAAAAAGAGGGTGATGGAGGGGAATAAAAAGGCGGCACCAATATGTTGCTAATTGTCTTTTTatccctccttatttattattttcttttattcccctttaacacactaaattaataaatttcaaacattatgcactaaaataatgtaaaattataaaagactaagtttatgatattttttaaaataataaaatgcggagaaaaaaatacgaacaaatggcagaagtaagagtgtattactaactttttttaaaattcagaaataattaatacaaaatattttaaagaaaatgtactgaaataatataaaataataaaatacgagaataatatatttttatttaaagtaataaaaatcgagaaaATAATATGAGCAAAGGGCAGGGGTAAGGGTTATTTTTTTACaccaaatttatttaaataacacactaaattaataaatttcaaacattatgcactgaaagaatgtaattataaaattagaaattatgatattttttaaaggaataaaatgcggagaaaaaaatacgaataaatggCCAAAGTAAGatttttttactaacttttttttcaacttgcaggcatcgcaatggctCGATTGATTCGAAGCGATATTAGACACATATCTGATGCGGTTAATAAAgcggtatgatttattatttgttaatcacgagttctatttatttaaaaaggatatacgcagtatatacaaataaattatgttatcgtaattatttttctgtaatttaacactatcagGACTCGTTCCGAGTATTAAGGGGCCGTGTGAGTGTTTTAAAGGAAGCTCCAGATGCACAATTGATGCCGTACCTGGAGCTAGCCGATTTTGGTCAGTAGCATTGCTCCGGTCCTCCGACTTGCGCTTTGATTTATTATCTGCGCTAGTGGAGCGGTGGCgcccggagacccacacttttcatttgccGTGCGGGGAGTGCACGATGACCTTGGAGGATGTTGCATTGCAGCTTGGGCTCCCAATTGACGGGAGTCTCGTAACGAGAGTATCTTCATTTACCGATCTGGCTACACTTTGCTATCAACTCCTAGGAGAGTCGCTAGAGGACGGTGATAAATATTTTTCCGGCATAAAATTTATATGGCTAAAAGCCAAAATTGGACAATTATCAGCGACCGCCACTAAAGGTGAGTTGATGTGCGCTGCTCGAGCGTACATCATGCATATGATAGGGGTAGTATTCATGCCTGATGCAAATGGGGACAGTACGCGTTTGTCGTACTTGCCCCTGCTAGCTGATTTGTCCACTGCTAGGTCGTATAGTTGGGGTTCCGCCGTTCTAGCAACGCTGTACCGGGAGCTTTGTCGGGCGACAGAGCCGCATGTTAAAGACATCGGCGGATGCCTCATACTGCTACAGTCCTGGGCGCTTTATCGGATGCCGTTTTTGGCGTCCATTAGTCACCAACTGTATCTGTATCCACTGCCATtcaggtgataaaatataaattgtcatTATTTGTAGTCATAATATATTGAGTAATGTTACCAACCTTAAACCCTATACTATTTTTTGTAGGTGGACGACCCGTCCAGGCATCGGGAGGTCGTGTGATGTCTCGATATACCGCCTCAGGATTGAACAACATGCCTGGGAAGGGGTAAGCtgctattctaatattcatgacaTCTATTCTATTTCTATATCTTACTCACATGTTATCGGTCTAACTCGTTACAATGTTATTACtcatgcagtttatatggatgTCATATCGAAGCCCGGAAATTACAAATGTTGTACCCTCGTCCGCACTCGTTGATTAGCACATATGGTGCACTAACacaccaattataaatttcaacgtCGTCGAGTGGTATCACGGAGATCAGGTGCTTCGGCAGTTTGGCTGCATCCAACCTATCCCGGATCTGCCGTGCCAGGTGGGGGAAGATCACGGCTTGACAAAGAGAGGAAGATTTCAATTGGATTAGGGAATTAAGCACCGGAAATTTGTCGCATTGTGGAACGATCGATTGCGCTGAATTCCTCAGATGGTTATGGCTACCGACCTGCAACCATCATTAGAGTGTACACAATGGTATTATAGTTGCAGGAAGCCATATTTACTTGGAGGCCAATCGACTGTAATCCCCCTGTACGTGCAGCAAGTTGGGGGATCAGACGCAGCGAGCTCGATGGATCCGAATCCGATGGCATATTATTTTCCGCAACCAGCAGAGCTCGAGCAGGACCCCCAGCCAAATCCCGAACAATCACAGTCAAATGTGGATTCACATGGCTATCGTTCGGATTTGGTGGGCGGTGAATATTATCCGAGCTTCACAGAGGGCGAATACGCCTACGAGTTTGAACTGTTTGGATCCCCCCAGCCGCAGTACGGCATGCCCGGCCCGTCCGACACGTATCCGTAGCATTATGAGACTCATTCCGGTACAAGTTCGTCTGCGGCGAACAAGTCACAGGACCTTTCCTCTATGTTTGCCACACCCCCACCTGCGGACGATGAGGATGTTGGTCATCACCCAGGCCGTGAGCGTCGACCTCCGCGTAGGTATACCCCTAGGACAacaccatcgaaccatcaattttaggggtttaatgcactttttgtataattttaatatttctattttaatttttgcttaCTTCTGAATTTTTTGTATAAATATCCATTATTCtattttttcattatattaaagCTGAATCGAATTATGAATGCCTCTATTTTCGATATAATCTTAATAATTGCAAATACGCACATggtattttataacttaatctGGAAATAATTTGGATACAATTTAAGCGTAAGCATAAGccgaataataaaaattattattaattaaattactttttataaCAATATACATCAAAATTTTACAGCATTAGCTCAATTTCAACCCGATCCGGACGACTGTCCAACATGAAAGTTTCGGTTAGGGCATTTATTCCGGCTATGACCACTTAACCTGCATATTCCACAACGCTTTCCgtcagatttctccctaatgCCCATCTCATTACGGATTCTGCTTAACTGCGGACGACCCATTGGATTCCTCCGTAGCCCTCTGTCTGGGAGAAGCTCGAAAGTCATCGGCGGCACCTCCCACGTAGATAGGTCAGGTAGGACAGGGAACTCATTCTCCCAGACACGCAATGTGCGCTCCAGCAtgtacacatcatcgacataTTGTTCAGCATCAAGGTTCACTTTAGCACACGCTGCCACGACATGCGCGcagggataatgaagtgtttcgaACCTCTTGCACTCGCACCGTCTGTTTCGaagatcaactccgtaggacctaggtCGACGACCGATGTTTTCAGTAACTCGAAACATTTCCAGTCGTCGTGAATATATTTCCATGTTCATTGACCTCGCCAACCAACGGTTTACGACCATTGCATCCCTTACATGTTCGACAAACACATATCCCGTCTGAATTTGGTCGACTTgctgctgacccattcttggcatcaaagtAGCCAGCCTGTAGAAAGTAGTAGAAAATACCGATGCAATCGGAAGATGACGTGTTTTCAACAAGACAGCGTTGATCCCCTCGACTAAGTTTGTGGTTATATGGCCATAACGAAAGCCTTCGTCAAAACTTTAAGCCCACTGCCACGGCTCCATTGTGCACAAACATTGTCGGAAAAATGTGTTTGTCTgcccctccatgtcactctcaagtcggatCATTCTTTGCAGGAAAATATGTGGCTCTAACTCGTACGCTGCATACGTATTAACGAAAAATAAGTTTTAGTAAGTCGATAACATCaaacattacaacttatattgaaaagataaggttatcatttacctattgccacgacttgtctcttccaatctgcattcttataatctttatAGAAGTTAGACGCAATGTGACGaatgcagtaaacggatctccacggcacaccggaacgcctaatagctgcaattaaaccctttcttctatcggagatgatgcaaatgttatcgttcctaataacatacctccgcagcTTTGTGAGAAAGAATTCCCAAGACTCCATGTTCTCTTTATCTACGATAGCAAATGCTATCGGGAACACGTTTCTGTTACTGTCTTGAGCAATTgcaagaagtaggatctgtgtatattttccatacagCCAGGTCCCATCCACCTGCACAAGTGGCTTGCAGTGGGAAAATGCCCGTACACATGGATCGaacgtccagaacatccgatggaaaatcCTTTTTGCCGGCTGTAACTGGTCATTCGAGCCGTAATATGGACTTGTCTATAACTCAATCACAGTCCCTGGTACGTACTCTCGCATAGCAGCTATCCAACCTTGAAGCTCGTTATACGACGAATCATAATCCCCATACAATTGCTCCATCGCCATCtatttagctatccatgccttccgATATGAGACTCGATACTGGAATTGTGCTTGCATTTCCGCAAtgagtaccgaaactttaatggtcggcatgtccttcaccattggcatgatacacgtacaaatagttttcgaatcaagttttccatgatcttgtgtcatacgtgttgatgtgcatgtatgaggaccaacaaattttcgtatctcccacatctgagaacttctaatgaatgcagctcgtacccgccaattgcagccttccgctTCCTTCCAACACTCCCCAACATATACTGTCGGAGTAGACACGGAGACTTTATAATCCACCGATATCTTCATGCTGTACCGTTTAATGGCATATATGCAATCTTCTTTACACCTGAATCTCTGGCCTATGAATAACTCTTTATCATCAGATGTTACGACCAGCCCATGAGAATGAGCTATTTCAGGGTACTCTGGAAACTCAGTTACATACGCTgcgtcggggtctatgagcgacatgtgtggcccaggattattgtgtatcaaaatACGCCGCAGCTGCTCACCGACCGAAGAAGCGTTAATGCCTTCATCGTTGTTGACATCTTCATCGCCAATATCATCAGGTACATCGTCCACATTGGGATCACCGTCACTATCGACATTTTCATCCCAATGATTGCCACCATCTTCTTCTTTGCCACCAccttcttcttcaccaccaaccaTATCAACATCGGGTGTAATATTCAGGTCGATACCGATCTCACCCATAgttgattcactatcaacgtatgatattAGAGCCACCATCCATGGTTCTTCAGCCCCGTCTTCTTCATCAGATGCATTAAcatcttcattttgctccataccgactaactcagcaaataagtgaatcggtgcattcttCTCACTCCCATTCTCACAGTAGAgatcgaccattgtctccacgtcttcgtcgtctacaagttccatttcgacgaatttgaccggatttgtcgaaactggaaacttgtagaaaatttttgatatccttctcccacaacgtctatgaatttttgcattaatccttgccttcatttcatcgaacgatacatttctattaaatctcattgctatttgttgccgacattcaaatacccatccaacacttgttgtcaagatgactccatcgaaataaacgcatacaagaaacttagcatccatcttcaatatttaatatgtcaaaaaaaacaaaatctcataaaaattctCGAACGGtaactaaattacttaaaaaaaagttaatgtttcaatatgcaattttCTACATGAAAACCGTTTAACCactaatcctaataactaacacactaataatattaataattttatactcaaaataatacacactaaaattattaattttactaaaaataataactaactaactataataataatactagttttttactaactagtttattttggtaaatagtattataataactaaccataataataatactagttttttactaacaataatactaCTAAGTTACATCTTAATACATTAATAACATCTTAatactaacaacaacaacaacaacaataataatactaactaaaactatcaatttgagttttattaatcttaataactaaactaaaacaaaaaatattacaaaatatacaaaacaataacaacaatataatcaattatttttaaaaaaataccttctttttctcttctctttctctctttttctcttcttttccgcaacacttcttcttcttctttcttctttcttttgatttttctcccTTCAGCTGAACGGAGGTCGTGTTTATAACACGAGTAATGCTGCCAATGcctttggcaccattggtgccgccaatggcattggcacctttggtgccgccaatcgTTTTGGCGTAACCAAGGTGCCGTCAAATCGGTGCAGACTTTTTTTgcaggttttttttatttttttatatattttggtaaataaaaaaatatatattttggttattttttattttttataatatttttgtaaaaaaccccaCACCAATAGATTAATATTTCtatgattttgtttttctattctttcaattttcttttttttttctttcatttcattaagggtgagtttgttaaattaaaaatttaagtactgaaaaattaaatattgagttttttttactagattttataagtgttgaatttatattagaaaattgttTTGTAGATTAGTAAATATAAgtactaaatataattatattgtttgataaaaataaatataaaattttaaaagattattttagatatttttggatgaaagataaatatggtaatttgaatatttctttttttttaattatttcaatttttaataaaataaaattaatttaatattttttacattaaGTGATAAACAAGTACTTACCTACTTGTCTTTCTCAAtactttttgttgaaaattttataccatgtaaatttaaaatgaatatcaatcctatttaaaattttaaatgttgaaaatttttattttaattgaaataaaatatttcaatggTTTATCGGACACACCCTAAATAAAGCTTAAAAATATCATAGCTAAAAAAGTAAGAGAAATAAAAATGGATaggaaataaatttttaatggaTTTGGCaaggaaaaataagaagaaagatATTTTTTCATCCCAGGGTATGAAACAAAATTTTCGtcttaatttacaaaaaaaattcattaattaaatttaaacttaaaattcattttgttcaactttctcaattttacaaaacatttttttaaaaaaacaaaaagacatttttttattttctaatttttatacgTTTTCATtttcagttttaaaaattttaattaaacatatttttcttTCAATGTTTTTAAttgtccaaaaaataaaaatgaaaatcatCTTTATTTCCTAAATTCTAACCtctaaattttttcatattttcaccaAGCATATCTTCCGGTTTTCCATCTCTCTTTATCATCTTTGATGTGACTTGGTCAAACAATGGTCTTTTTGTTTCTATCTTTTAACCAtaactattaatttaaaaaagatCCTATAGGATTCCactataataaaatatcattttaaaggttacaaaaattttataagaaatattttatgaactttaattatttaaaatttttccttgatcatttttctttttattcatttattattattattattattattgttgttgttgttgttgttttcttttcttttcttttcttattggaAGGCAATTGAGTAACTTTTCATCTTTATTGAAATCTGAACTTAAGTAAATCTTAGGGTCCGTTTGTTTgtaggaaaatattttccgggTTTTCCAGTGTTTGGTTACTTGGAAAACATTTTACATTGTAAATGGTTTTCAGAAACACACGGGAAAATAAAGAAGGgatttagggaaaatgtcttaccaattttttttggtaagacattttccatatCTTTCCTCCTCCTACCGTGCTTCTCCTTCTTCAATTTGTGCAACCAGTTCACTTCACAAAGCTCCAGGTAAGTCATTCATCTCCTTATTCAAGCTTTATTTGTTATGATTCTGATGATCTAGGTTTCTGTTGTTTGGACTTTCCTCTGTAACTGATGGTGGTGTTTCTGCTGCTGCAACTTCTGCCATTTTCAACCATGTAAAACATGCCAGATAATGTAAAATCATGGGATAGCCTTTATGATTCGGAACTAAAAACTGGCTGAAAATTTTTCCCATCCCAAAACAGACTTATTAAGTTCAACAAACAAACATGATAGGTTGTGTTTCTGGAAATGAATCATATAAAAGTAATTACATGTAATTTGGTAGGACATGCAATCCATAGCATATTTATGACCAAATTCGTCTAGCAAATGCAGTATCTTGGCACAGAAAGCAGGGGAAACAACAAAGTAACATTTTGATTAAACAAAACtggatcttcttctttttttttcttttcaacagCACATGCAATCAATATTATCTTCCAAAATATGTGCAAACAAcatcttcaaaaaaaaaaccacatactcttttttgtttttttaaatgattgCCGTGACCAAATTAGAAGTTTGAGAGAAACAAGGGAAAACAATCATACTTTGAGGAAGAGGGATGATCACACTCTTCTTCTCTGCACCTGCTTCATCTTCATTCTCCATCTCTTCTTCCTTAAcagtaggggtgttcattcggttaaccgaccggttaaccgacccgaaataacattaaccgaagtaaccgacctttcaaaatctttaattgttaaccgaaccgaaatttttttaaaaaaagttaaccgaaccgaaattttttcggttaattcggtcggttaaccaaattaaccgaaaattatatatttttttatttttggttaaaaattaaccgaattacccgaattaaccgaattacccgaattaaccaaattaaccaaattgaatcactacataattaaattatttttagacttttagactttagttttagtcttagttttaaaattttatttttatttagtaaattatttgtaatttaattttatgattggattgggttgggtaattgggttgggttgggttgaatacttgggtttagattgagtttaggtgaatagtgagcctatttatatattataattttatttattaattttttcggttaatcgaaaaaattcggttaaccgaccggtttcgaaccgaattaaccgttaaccgaaaaatcacaaaataattaaccgacccccgaccgaaaaaattcggttaactgactgattaaccgaattcggtcggttaaccgaattttttcgattttacccgaattttgcacacccctacttAACAGGTTGTGGCTGTTGTTGCTGCTGCATGTCCTC contains the following coding sequences:
- the LOC107908484 gene encoding probable calcium-binding protein CML27, with protein sequence MSATPTQKSSNVNQEELQKVFNQFDANRDGKISVTELRDVLKSMGSSITEEELKRVLEDIDTDKDGFINLSEFSSLFRSSSDEVTAALELRDAFDLYDQDKNGLISTSELHLVLNQLGMKCSVDDCARMIKSVDSDGDGNVNFEEFQKMMSASLAANGKGSKP